Proteins encoded in a region of the Podarcis muralis chromosome 2, rPodMur119.hap1.1, whole genome shotgun sequence genome:
- the COPZ1 gene encoding coatomer subunit zeta-1 isoform X2: MKKEPSLYTVKAILILDNDGDRLFAKYYDDTYPTVKEQKAFEKNIFNKTHRTDSEIALLEGLTVVYKSSIDLYFYVIGSSYENELMLMAVLNCLFDSLSQMLRKNVEKRALMENMEGLFLAVDEIVDGGVILESDPQQVLHRVAVRGEDVPLTEQTVSQVLQSAKEQIKWSLLR, from the exons ATGAAAAAG GAGCCATCTCTCTACACTGTGAAAGCCATCCTGATCTTGGACAACGATGGAGACCGTCTGTTTGCCAAG TACTATGACGACACCTACCCCACCGTCAAGGAGCAGAAGGCCTTTGAGAAGAACATTTTCAACAAAACTCACCGGACAGATA GTGAGATTGCTCTCCTAGAGGGACTGACAGTTGTTTACAAGAGCAGCATTGACCTGTATTTCTACGTCATCGGCAGCTCCTATGAAAATGAG CTAATGCTAATGGCTGTGCTGAACTGTCTCTTCGACTCACTCAGTCAGATGCTGCG GAAGAATGTGGAGAAGCGAGCACTTATGGAAAACATGGAGGGCCTTTTCCTGGCAGTGGATGAAATTGTAGATGGCGG GGTGATTCTTGAGAGTGACCCCCAGCAGGTACTACATAGAGTTGCTGTGCGG GGAGAGGATGTCCCTCTTACAGAGCAGACAGTGTCACAG GTGCTGCAGTCAGCAAAGGAACAGATCAAGTGGTCACTACTGCGATGA
- the COPZ1 gene encoding coatomer subunit zeta-1 isoform X1: MEALILEPSLYTVKAILILDNDGDRLFAKYYDDTYPTVKEQKAFEKNIFNKTHRTDSEIALLEGLTVVYKSSIDLYFYVIGSSYENELMLMAVLNCLFDSLSQMLRKNVEKRALMENMEGLFLAVDEIVDGGVILESDPQQVLHRVAVRGEDVPLTEQTVSQVLQSAKEQIKWSLLR, encoded by the exons ATGGAGGCGCTGATCCTG GAGCCATCTCTCTACACTGTGAAAGCCATCCTGATCTTGGACAACGATGGAGACCGTCTGTTTGCCAAG TACTATGACGACACCTACCCCACCGTCAAGGAGCAGAAGGCCTTTGAGAAGAACATTTTCAACAAAACTCACCGGACAGATA GTGAGATTGCTCTCCTAGAGGGACTGACAGTTGTTTACAAGAGCAGCATTGACCTGTATTTCTACGTCATCGGCAGCTCCTATGAAAATGAG CTAATGCTAATGGCTGTGCTGAACTGTCTCTTCGACTCACTCAGTCAGATGCTGCG GAAGAATGTGGAGAAGCGAGCACTTATGGAAAACATGGAGGGCCTTTTCCTGGCAGTGGATGAAATTGTAGATGGCGG GGTGATTCTTGAGAGTGACCCCCAGCAGGTACTACATAGAGTTGCTGTGCGG GGAGAGGATGTCCCTCTTACAGAGCAGACAGTGTCACAG GTGCTGCAGTCAGCAAAGGAACAGATCAAGTGGTCACTACTGCGATGA